A single window of Hylaeus volcanicus isolate JK05 chromosome 8, UHH_iyHylVolc1.0_haploid, whole genome shotgun sequence DNA harbors:
- the LOC128880902 gene encoding pre-mRNA-processing factor 19: MALSCAISNEVPEHPVVSPVSGSIFERRLIEKFVTENGVDPITGKELTIEQLIDIKTTPIVKPKPPSATSIPAILKILQDEWDAVMLHSFTLRQQLQTARQELSHALYQHDAACRVIARLTKEVTAAREALATLKPQAGIVQATTIPQPAVAVEAGGTAAQPMEQAGITEDVIQKLQERATVLTQERKRRGRSVPEDLLPQDSIRAFQTLASHPGLHSASVPGILALDIHSADTSKILTGGADKNATVFNKDTEQVVAILKGHTKKVTRVIYHPDEDIVMTASPDTTIRVWNVGTSQTTLLLKAHDAPVTGLSLHPTGDYLLSSSLDQHWAFSDIRTGRLLTKVAGQVSQPLTTAQFHPDGLIFGTGTADSQVKIWDLKEQSNVANFPGHSGPITAISFSENGYYLATAAEDSCVKLWDLRKLKNFKTLQLEESYEVKDICFDQSGTYLAVAGTDVRVYLCKQWQELKVLNDHTAAATGVRFGKHAQYIASTSMDRTLKLYGLP; this comes from the exons ATGGCGCTTTCTTGTGCGA tTTCTAACGAAGTCCCGGAACACCCGGTCGTATCTCCTGTATCTGGTTCTATATTCGAAAggcgtttaattgaaaaattcgtaACAGAAAATGGGGTGGATCCTATCACTGGGAAGGAGCTGACTATAGAACAACTCattgatattaaaa ccACTCCAATAGTTAAACCTAAACCACCAAGTGCCACATCTATTCCAGCCATATTAAAGATTTTGCAAGATGAATGGGATGCTGTAATGTTACACTCATTTACACTTAGGCAACAACTTCAGACTGCTCGGCAAGAATTGTCTCATGCTTTATACCAACATGATGCAGCATGCCGTGTAATTGCTAGATTGACGAAAGAAGTCACTGCTGCCAGAGAAGCCTTGGCTACTTTGAAACCACAGGCTGGAATTGTTCAAGCTACCACTATTCCACAACCT gCAGTTGCAGTGGAAGCAGGTGGCACAGCAGCTCAGCCTATGGAACAAGCTGGTATTACTGAGGatgtaatacaaaaacttCAAGAAAGAGCTACAGTCCTCACTCAGGAAAGAAAACGTCGCGGACGTTCTGTTCCCGAAGATTTGCTCCCTCAAGATAGTATTCGTGCATTTCAGACGCTTGCATCTCATCCT GGTCTTCATTCTGCTAGCGTAcccggtatactcgcgcttGATATACATAGCGCGGATACTAGCAAAATTTTAACCGGCGGTGCTGATAAGAATGCTacagtatttaataaagataCAGAACAAGTTGTTGCAATACTGAAGGGACACACCAAAAAG GTTACTCGAGTAATTTATCATCCGGATGAAGATATAGTAATGACAGCGTCGCCCGATACTACAATACGAGTATGGAACGTAGGAACTAGTCAGACGACGTTGTTATTGAAAGCTCACGATGCCCCCGTGACTGGACTCTCATTACATCCAACAGGCGATTATTTATTGAGTTCGTCATTAGATCAACATTGGGCATTCTCAGATATACGAACTGGTAGATTATTGACTAAG GTTGCCGGTCAAGTGAGTCAACCCTTAACTACAGCTCAGTTCCATCCTGATGGATTGATTTTTGGTACTGGTACTGCTGATTCTCAAGTGAAGATCTGGGATTTGAAAGAGCAATCGAATGTAGCTAATTTCCCGGGTCATTCGGGACCAATTACGGCAATTAGTTTCTCCGAAAATGGTTACTACTTAGCTACAGCTGCTGAAGATTCTTGTGTAAAACTTTGGGATTTGCGTAAACTGAAGAACTTCAAAACACTTCAATTAGAGGAGTCATACGAAGTCAAAGATATTTGTTTTGATCAAAGTGGAACATATTTGGCAGTAGCGGGCACAGACGTGAG AGTGTACTTGTGTAAACAATGGCAAGAACTGAAAGTGCTTAACGACCACACAGCTGCTGCAACCGGTGTACGTTTCGGAAAACACGCACAATACATAGCTTCTACTAGTATGGATAGAACATTAAAACTTTATGGATTACCTTGA
- the LOC128880911 gene encoding selenoprotein M-like: MARTLVVIYFLAFIFAISNVNSTNSYYSFARIESCSGCRLNRLPDVKDFIFEDVPTYDKVEFKHIRGADPELVLFNEDGEEVERLDIALLTRDECNNLLTLKGFTKKPKQDEL; this comes from the exons ATGGCTCGTACGTTAGTTGTCATCTATTttcttgcatttatttttgcaatttcaaaCGTCAACTCGACGAACAGTTACTATAGTTTTGCAAGAATCGAG agCTGCAGTGGTTGTAGACTGAACCGGCTTCCAGACGTAAAGGACTTCATCTTCGAGGACGTACCTACTTA TGATAAAGTTGAATTCAAACATATTCGAGGTGCAGATCCAGAGCTTGTTCTCTTTAATGAGGATGGGGAg GAAGTGGAAAGATTAGACATAGCATTGTTGACCAGAGatgaatgtaataatttattaacattaaaaggTTTCACGAAAAAGCCAAAACAGGATGAGTTATAA
- the LOC128880909 gene encoding E3 ubiquitin-protein ligase RNF185-like, with amino-acid sequence MSTTREEAGPSKPWDSTTEDKEKDNRMFECNICLDTAKDAVISMCGHLFCWPCLHQWFETRPVRQMCPVCKAAISKDKVIPLYGRGATRHEDPRNNVPPRPAGQRTEPENNIGFSSFGFGDGSYMSFGIGTFPFAFFTSTFNFGETRPAAAARGTPQYEDEQFLSKVFLWVALVFICWLLMA; translated from the exons ATGAGTACTACGAGAGAAGAGGCAGGGCCTTCGAAACCATGGGACTCCACAACAGAAGACAAAGAAAAGGACAATCGAATGTTTGAGTGCAACATTTGTCTTGATACTGCAAAAGATGCAGTTATCAGCATGTGTGGACATTTGTTTTG TTGGCCTTGCTTACACCAATGGTTTGAAACTCGCCCAGTAAGACAAATGTGCCCTGTATGTAAAGCTGCGATCAGTAAAGATAAAGTCATTCCATTGTATGGGCGTGGAGCTACAAGGCATGAAGATCCaag aaataatgtTCCACCACGTCCTGCGGGGCAGAGGACAGAAcctgaaaataatattggatTTTCGAGTTTTGGATTTGGAGATGGTTCTTACATGTCTTTTGGTATTGGAACATTTCCATTTGCATTTTTCACATCAACTTTTAACTTTGGAGAAACACGACCTGCTGCAg CTGCTAGGGGAACACCTCAATACGAGGATGAGCAATTTCTTTCGAAGGTGTTTCTGTGGGTGGCATTGGTATTCATCTGTTGGCTTCTGATGGcataa
- the LOC128881167 gene encoding dynein axonemal intermediate chain 4-like has product MKTEEVGSPQLTSPNKFESPGSSKLKLSSFGRARKPIGRNVTSILLQQRQMIRVIDNDVDVTPKLLTHPTLSSIDERQMTAFETIGLSQSGSVGQLMSSFSTLSNLKRSSSMVVRTSSVPTSSIIADDSQFESFWATQTEDLPVDDVDRAPSQFYLPSIDPNIFPTRPETVTLTMKETETFFIFEMQPRTGDLRTPEGMAIKEENENYEYKTTGPGSNRKLVDSQTQTIRVLTKSRGTYLGRRKRVNKGMLVNNWVIHDTFAEPELMVERDGLLIVHTKESMEQMWRAEEVKSKLPKTEMQKETRSPEEELAYIFQHVNFVNALRVMERIIANNIYIHTQKRFIGLIKQDPCSLDLEFTYKLDLLWIHTVAMSSGRPVSSFSWSYANKNILAVGYAARANSETKGGLVLIWNAKNPELPGRRYRFDSQVSALDWSRDRPNLLAIGFYDGQIKVIDVSTTHVNVIRQSERVTSPSSSPQWQVQWWAGDEQFDYQEQIYTCDQDGHIFCYRYVEDFMSTTMMKIFRIEGTLPGVSRTSHCNVYDTSINRSPGTLVLCRHPTSSTIYFVGSDEGCVYKCSTNYLYQHIESFLAHDGPMYSMQFSPFCPKIFLTCGADWCTRIWVEGLTEPLITLSTTMACVRYAVWSPTHSTIIANIVNNEICIWDIKRKTYVPSSVTLSPNNVRFVMLDFTSDGNQLVAADVEGEVYIYNLEGMPFPPYNQKQVLIESIEKALVTKPALLRNLKKLVPSYS; this is encoded by the exons atgaaaacaGAGGAAGTAGGATCTCCGCAGTTGACTTCCCCTAACAAGTTCGAAAGTCCCGGTTCTTCTAAATTAAAGCTCAGCTCGTTTGGGAGGGCGCGCAAACCCATTGGCAGAAACGTAACCTCAATTCTTCTGCAGCAGCGTCAGATGATTCGCGTAATAGATAATGACGTTGACGTCACGCCTAAGTTACTGACCCACCCGACGTTAAGTTCGATCGACGAACGTCAGATGACTGCGTTCGAAACGATTGGATTGTCACAGTCTGGCAGCGTCGGGCAATTAATGTCTTCCTTTTCCACTTTGAGCAATCTAAAGAGAAGCTCTTCGATGGTCGTAAGAACGTCTTCGGTACCTACGAGCTCGATAATAGCTGATGACTCGCAATTCGAGAGCTTCTGGGCCACTCAAACGGAAGATTTACCCGTTGATGACGTGGACAGAGCTCCTTCTCAATTTTATCTACCTAG TATCGATCCGAACATTTTTCCCACTCGGCCGGAGACCGTGACGCTGACCATGAAGGAGACAGaaacgtttttcattttcgagatGCAACCGCGCACCGGCGATTTAAGAACACCAGAAGGCATGGCGATtaaggaagaaaatgaaaattacgagTACAAAACAACGGGACCCGGATCGAACAGGAAACTAGTAGATTCTCAAACTCAGACCATACGAGTTCTCACGAAATCGCGGGGCACGTACCTTGGTAGAAGAAAACGCGTAAACAAGGGAATGCTCGTAAATAATTGGGTCATCCACGACACCTTCGCTGAACCTGAACTGATGGTCGAAAGGGATGGTCTGCTTATCGTACATACGAAAGAATCCATGGAACAAATGTGGCGAGCAGAG GAGGTGAAGTCCAAGTTGCCAAAGACCGAAATGCAGAAGGAAACCAGATCTCCCGAAGAAGAGCTGGCGTATATATTCCAGCACGTCAACTTCGTGAATGCTCTGCGAGTAATGGAGCGTATAATAGCGAACAATATTTACATCCACACGCAGAAACGTTTCATTGGACTGATCAAGCAGGACCCCTGTAGCCTCGACCTAGAGTTCACGTATAAACTGGATCTTCTTTGGATTCACACTGTAGCGATGTCCAGCGGCAGACCAGTGTCTTCCTTCAGTTGGAGTTACGCCAATAAGAACATCCTGGCTGTGGGGTACGCGGCGCGAGCTAATTCGGAAACAAAGGGCGGACTGGTGTTGATTTGGAACGCCAAGAACCCCGAATTACCGGGCCGTAGGTACCGTTTCGATAGCCAGGTGTCTGCCCTCGATTGGAGTCGCGATAGACCGAATTTGCTCGCCATTGGCTTCTACGATGGTCAGATCAAGGTGATCGACGTGAGCACCACTCACGTTAACGTGATACGACAAAGCGAGAGGGTCACGTCTCCCTCCAGTTCACCGCAGTGGCAGGTTCAATGGTGGGCCGGTGACGAGCAATTCGACTACCAGGAACAGATTTACACTTGCGATCAGGACGGTCACATCTTCTGTTATCGATACGTCGAGGATTTCATGTCAACGACGATGATGAAGATATTTAGGATAGAAGGTACGCTACCCGGAGTTAGCAGAACCTCACACTGCAACGTTTACGACACATCGATCAATCGAAGCCCTGGAACGCTGGTGCTCTGTAGACATCCCACCTCGAGCACCATCTACTTCGTTGGCTCGGACGAGGGTTGCGTTTACAAATGCTCGACCAACTATCTGTACCAGCACATAGAGAGCTTCCTGGCTCACGACGGACCAATGTATTCCATGCAGTTCTCACCGTTTTGTCCGAAAATCTTTTTGACCTGCGGCGCCGACTGGTGCACGCGAATCTGGGTCGAGGGACTCACGGAACCGTTGATCACCTTGTCCACGACGATGGCCTGCGTTCGATACGCGGTATGGTCTCCCACGCACTCCACGATCATCGCGAACATCGTCAATAACGAGATTTGCATTTGGGACATTAAGAGAAAGACCTACGTGCCGTCGTCCGTGACGTTGTCGCCCAACAACGTCAGGTTCGTCATGCTCGACTTCACGTCAGATGGTAACCAACTCGTAGCGGCAGATGTCGAAGGTGAGGTGTACATTTACAACTTGGAGGGAATGCCGTTTCCGCCGTACAATCAGAAACAGGTGTTGATCGAGTCAATCGAGAAAGCCTTAGTCACGAAACCGGCTCTTCTAAGAAACTTAAAGAAACTCGTGCCGTCGTATTCTTAA